The Pseudomonadota bacterium genome contains a region encoding:
- a CDS encoding M18 family aminopeptidase: MTESRVTDDLLRFLAASPTPYHAVESAIARLKEAGFSALREADGWSPLAPGRYYVAHADSALAAFVIPPHQVHAVHLIGAHTDSPNLRLKPAPPFAKEGYLQIGVEVYGGALLNTWLDRDLGIAGRVTMNEAGRVTTRLVRFDRPLARVAQLAIHLDREVNEKGLVLNRQSHLVPILGLGEHPDALRALCASALDIDGTSITGLDLMLHDLTAPARGGLDGEFIWSARLDNLAMCHAAVHALIETAGLEGDTIRMAVLFDHEEVGSQSHAGAGSGLLPRLLERITLALGHDRERHHRTLAASLCLSADMAHAVHPNYPDRHEPNHKPVINGGPVVKVNSQQRYATCARTAALFHRLCAEAGVPSQSYVHRTDLACGSTIGPITSTLLGIATVDVGNPMLSMHSAREMGGSRDPAMMTAAMARFLALTSGALG, encoded by the coding sequence ATGACAGAATCACGCGTCACAGACGACCTCCTCCGCTTCCTCGCCGCCTCTCCGACCCCGTACCACGCCGTCGAGAGCGCCATCGCACGCTTGAAGGAGGCCGGCTTCTCCGCGCTCCGGGAAGCTGACGGGTGGTCGCCCCTCGCACCCGGCCGCTACTACGTCGCCCACGCGGACAGCGCACTTGCGGCCTTCGTGATCCCTCCGCACCAGGTACACGCCGTACACCTCATCGGCGCCCACACCGACAGCCCGAACCTGCGGCTGAAGCCAGCCCCTCCATTCGCAAAGGAGGGCTATCTGCAGATCGGGGTCGAGGTCTACGGGGGCGCACTGCTCAACACGTGGCTCGATCGCGATCTGGGCATCGCGGGCCGCGTGACGATGAACGAAGCGGGTCGGGTAACCACCCGCCTTGTTCGCTTCGACCGCCCCCTGGCACGAGTTGCCCAGCTGGCCATCCACCTCGACCGCGAGGTGAACGAGAAGGGGCTTGTGCTGAACCGCCAGAGCCATCTTGTCCCCATCCTCGGCCTGGGAGAGCACCCCGACGCGCTGAGAGCGCTGTGCGCCTCCGCCCTCGACATCGACGGCACATCCATCACGGGGCTCGATCTGATGCTGCACGACCTCACCGCGCCCGCGCGCGGAGGTCTCGACGGCGAGTTCATCTGGTCGGCCCGCCTCGACAACCTGGCCATGTGCCACGCGGCCGTCCACGCGCTGATCGAGACCGCCGGCCTGGAAGGCGACACGATACGCATGGCCGTGCTCTTCGATCACGAGGAGGTGGGAAGCCAGAGCCACGCAGGCGCCGGCTCCGGGCTCCTCCCCCGTCTGCTGGAGCGCATCACCCTCGCACTGGGGCACGACCGCGAGCGCCACCATCGCACGCTCGCCGCCTCGCTCTGCCTCTCTGCCGACATGGCCCACGCCGTGCATCCGAACTATCCAGACCGGCACGAGCCCAACCACAAGCCCGTCATCAACGGAGGCCCCGTGGTGAAGGTGAACAGCCAGCAGCGATACGCCACGTGTGCCCGCACGGCCGCCCTCTTCCACCGGCTGTGCGCCGAAGCCGGCGTGCCAAGCCAGAGCTATGTGCACCGCACCGACCTGGCCTGCGGAAGCACCATCGGCCCCATCACCTCGACCCTGCTCGGCATCGCCACCGTCGACGTGGGAAATCCGATGCTCTCGATGCACTCCGCGCGCGAGATGGGGGGGAGCCGCGATCCCGCAATGATGACCGCGGCGATGGCACGCTTCCTCGCACTGACATCGGGCGCTCTCGGCTGA
- a CDS encoding Hpt domain-containing protein translates to MSPDASSTSSPREEPSFDAARLREWAGEDAPHMRRISGVFIETLETAMTQLRSARDLCDLQGARRAAHDIKNCFGLLQAGSAVADALALEELDALDAQGGSTAIFERLERHARDACRFVEGLALASD, encoded by the coding sequence ATGTCTCCCGACGCTTCGTCTACATCCTCCCCCCGCGAAGAGCCGAGCTTTGACGCCGCTCGCCTGCGAGAATGGGCGGGAGAGGACGCACCGCATATGCGTCGCATCAGCGGCGTGTTCATCGAGACCCTGGAGACGGCGATGACGCAGCTGCGCAGCGCCCGCGACCTCTGCGATCTGCAAGGTGCGCGCCGGGCGGCCCACGACATCAAGAACTGCTTCGGACTGCTTCAGGCCGGCAGCGCTGTGGCAGACGCCCTCGCCCTGGAAGAGCTCGACGCACTCGACGCGCAGGGTGGTTCGACAGCGATCTTCGAGCGGCTCGAGCGACACGCGCGTGATGCGTGCCGCTTCGTGGAAGGGCTTGCCCTCGCGTCTGACTGA